The stretch of DNA GCGAACACAGGGCCATGCCGTAGGAGATCTGGTCGATATGCTTGCGGTGACCTGGATCGACGACAAGGTCGCTGGTCGAAAAAAGCAATTCAGCTAAGCGGCACCACTCTGCGTGAAGCTGCCGATGATAGCGCCAGGGGATGTAGAGAAATCCGCCGTTGAAATTGGATTTGAATGTCTGTCCATTGCCCCATTCGCAAAGGACGACCTCAGGATGATCGATGCCCGCGGCCTCATAGAGGCGTTCGAGAACATCAAGCGGAGGGTTGGGGGCATCGACGATCTTGCCCCAGCAAACGGACGTGTCGGGGAGGTCCAGTGGTTCGACAACTGCCAGATCGATATCGAGCAGGAAAATACCTTCGACATCGGCGCGATTGAAACTCTCCAGATCTTCGAGTTGACGAAGCTTGTTGCAGTATTTCTGGTCGAGATAGGGCTCGACTCGTCGCGCTCTGCATCCCAACTTCTCGAAATAATCCAGAACGTCCTTTTCTACGTCATCGGTGTGATGCACGAGGATGTCGGCTGCGTCTGCATTCGCCATCTTCATCAGGCCGGCGACCAAGAGCGACGCTTTGTAGGCATGATCGAGCGGGCGATCGATGAGAAAGGAATAAAGATGGCGACCCATAGAAGCCGATAGTCCCCGAGTTAGTTCCTCCGATCAATGCTATCGGTCATCGCCTTGCCGCCGTCCAGACCATTTTGGGAGGACAATCTGTTTGCTCGGAAAATCGCAACAATTGAGGAAGTGGACATAACGAAATTGGCTACGCAGGCGATTCGCGCATCGTGCGCGGTCCCTTGATTCGCGCAACGCTCGTGAGTCATCGATCGACTTCTCCCCGAAGGGACCGCCGATCACGCCGACTTTAGATCGGTCGGGGCTGGCGCAGTCAGCCGGTTTGCATTGGTTCGACGTAGGATGGATCGAGCCAATCGCTGAGGGCGATTTGCGTCAATTGCGATGTTTCTTCGATGTCGCCTGCGTAAACTGAATCGAGGTAGGCTCGTGCCGATTTAGGCATCGGTATCCTGGTAGATGGCCTCTCAGGCACGATGTACTTTGGTGACACCGACCTTTGAAGTTGATGAGCAATGCCAAGAAAAGTTTCGACGGTTTCCAGGACGTGGCCAGGCTCGCGCCACAAAGCATCGGTTCGCAGAAAGCAGATCTGCTCCTTTGGAAAAAACTCGAGAAGCTGCTTAATCTGTTCTGCGTAGAAACCACGCTCGACGAAGGAGTGGATGCGATGAATGCCCTGCGTGGCACTCATGCGTCGCCTTCCGAGATCTGAAATGGCTTCCTCAAAGCTGAGGAGTTCGCGCCTTCTCGTGTGTTCCATTTGCCAATGCGAATGCGCTCGCAAAGAAGGATGGCGGAGCAGCATGAGAAGTTTCGCGCTTGGATTGTATCGATGGAGTCGGGCGATGGCTTCTGGCCAATACGTGTAGATTGGAGTTGCCTCGCCGCGGAGCACGTCCTGTGAGTTCCATTCGAATTGGCCATGTAGGTGGTTATGGTCGGGAGAAAGCCAGTTGTTTGCTTCGTTGTCGAAGTGATGGACTTCCTTGACACGCGCCATTTGAATTGCAGTATGCTGCCGAAGGTACGTGTCAAGAGCGGTTGTTCCACCTTTTTGCACGCCCACAATGAAAAAATCGACCTTGCACCCCATTCTGCCCCTCGACGCTGTCGCACGTTCTTAGCAATTATCTATCCAGATCAGTATGACAAAGCATAGCCTCAACAGGCCGAATGTTCTTTTCATTGTCGCCGATGATTTGAACTCGTGGATAGAACCTCTGGGTCGTCATCCACAGGTTCGTACTCCAAACATCAATCGTATGGCAGAACGTGGTGTCGTGTTCAGTCGCGCCTACTGCACTGCGCCCTACTGCAATGCCAGCCGGATGTCTGTTTTTACTGGATGCTTGCCAGAGAAGACAGGAGTTTACGCCAATGAAGCGTTTTGGGAGTCGCCCATTCGGCGTCCGACGTTTGTGGAACATTTTCGCAAGGAGGGATATTATTGCTTTGGTGCGGGTAAAGTATTTCACGGCGCATTCGACTATGCGAGGGCAGGTCGCGAGCGCGCAACGAACGCGATTTGGCGCGATATTCAAAACCGCGACTTCGTTTGGGATCAATTTCATCCGAACCAAACTGAACCCATGCCGGTCAATAGACCGCTCAATGGTATGTTCGACTTCGACAACTTCGAGAATGTTTCACCTTGGAATCACCTTTTCGATTGGGGGGTGTTGCCCTCTGATCGAGAGGGAGAAATGCCAGATACCCGCACAGCGGCTTTGGCAGAAGAGTTTTTGAACAGACCACATGCTGTGCCATTTTTTTGCGCCGTGGGCCTCTATAAGCCTCATCTGCCATGGTATGTCCCACAGCGATTTTATGATCTTTACCCGCTCGATTCGGTTGCGCTTCCCTTTGTGAAGGAGGATGACCTTGATGACGTGCCCGAAATTGCGCGAAAATGGGCGTTGAGTCCGCCTGACCACGAAACAGTGACGCGTCATGGCCAATGGCGTCAGGCCGTCCAGGGATACCTTGCATCGATTTCTTACTGCGACAACATCATAGGCCGGATCCTCGCCGCATTTGATCAATCACCACATCGCGACAACACCATTATCGTTCTTTGGGGCGACAATGGTTTTCATCTAGGCGAGAAGCTGCACTGGCGTAAGTTCGTGCTTTGGGAGGAGGCGACGCGCGTGCCATTTATTTTTGTGCCTCCACCCTCATGTGGGAGCAGCATTTCGGGGGTGGCGTCGCCCGTGAGTCTGGTGGACCTCTTTCCGACCCTTTGTGACTATGCAGGGATCCCTTCGATCGATGGCACGGATGGGGTTTCCTTAGCGCCGCTTATTCGGGGAGACCGGCGGGAGCTTGATCGTCCCGCAATTATGACCTGGCAACGCGGCAATCATTCGATGCGAATATCGCAGTGGCGGTATACCCGTTATCACGATGGCAGCGAAGAGCTATACGATCAGCACGACGATCAATATGAGTGGACAAATCGCGCTAGCGATTCTCGGTTCGTGAGCGTTTTAGAAAGCATGCGCACCGAGTTTGAGCGGGCTTTGGGTAATTGACAGTTCAGTGGGGCCGACGCATTCGGGGTCTACAGTCGACAGGGGCTGTCGCTATCGAGGCGGTGCGGTCACCGTGAGAAAATCCTGAAAAGACGCGAGTGGTATCGTGGTGGGCCCGGCAGGGATCGAACCTGCAACCAGACGGTTATGAGCCGCCAGCTCTAACCATTGAGCTACGGGCCCCCCTTGGCGGGCTGAAAACTCCAAGCCATGCCAGCCCATTCGAGTATGCGAGACGCGGCCCAAACGCAACCCAAGGATTGCCTTCAATTCTCCGTCTTAGGCCTATAGCCGGGTGAGAAACGGCCCTGGCGCATTTGCGCCTTGGTGCCGCAGTCCCCCCCGCGTTCATCGGAATGCCAGTTGTGCCATCTGCCAGGGAATAGTTCGATGCCGAAGTTTGCCCCCGCCCTCGTGTTCGCCGCCGTTGTTGCGCCGGTTCTTGCCGGTAGTGCGTTACTTCATTCGTGGCCGGCGCGCGCTCAGGATGCCCCCCAGATATCATCTCAGGAAAAGTCCATGGATCGTACCGTAACCGTCTCGGCCAGCGCCATCGTTTCCGCAACACCTGACCAGGCAACGATACAAACAGGCGTGACAAGCGAAGGACCAACAGCTCGCGAGGCACTATCGAAAAATTCGGCCGACATGGCGAAGGTCGTCGCTGAGTTGAAAAAGGCCGGGATTGAACCCAAGGATATCCAGACAACCCAGTTCAACGTCGAGCCGGTCTATATCTATCCCAAGGATAGCCAGTCACCCAAGATCACCGGCTATCGTGCACACAACATGGTCGCCGTGATGGTCCGAGACCTCGATAAGCTGGGTGTGGTGCTCGACCAACTTGTGAGTGCCGGCGCCAACCAGATGAACGGCATCTCGTTTGACGTTTCGCAAGCCGAGACATTGAAGGATGCGGCGCGCAAGCAGGCCATCGCTAATGCGTTGCGTCGTGCAAAGCTCTATGCCGAGGCCGCAGGCGCGGAAGTTGGTGAGATCGTACAGATCCAGGAAGACGTGAGTTTTTCCGGATCGCGCCCGATGGCGTTCAAGCAGGCGCGCGCCGCCATGGCCGAATCCGTTCCCGTTGAGCGCGGCTCGCAGGATCTCGATGCGCGGGTAACT from Hyphomicrobiaceae bacterium encodes:
- a CDS encoding sulfotransferase domain-containing protein, with protein sequence MGCKVDFFIVGVQKGGTTALDTYLRQHTAIQMARVKEVHHFDNEANNWLSPDHNHLHGQFEWNSQDVLRGEATPIYTYWPEAIARLHRYNPSAKLLMLLRHPSLRAHSHWQMEHTRRRELLSFEEAISDLGRRRMSATQGIHRIHSFVERGFYAEQIKQLLEFFPKEQICFLRTDALWREPGHVLETVETFLGIAHQLQRSVSPKYIVPERPSTRIPMPKSARAYLDSVYAGDIEETSQLTQIALSDWLDPSYVEPMQTG
- a CDS encoding sulfatase, giving the protein MTKHSLNRPNVLFIVADDLNSWIEPLGRHPQVRTPNINRMAERGVVFSRAYCTAPYCNASRMSVFTGCLPEKTGVYANEAFWESPIRRPTFVEHFRKEGYYCFGAGKVFHGAFDYARAGRERATNAIWRDIQNRDFVWDQFHPNQTEPMPVNRPLNGMFDFDNFENVSPWNHLFDWGVLPSDREGEMPDTRTAALAEEFLNRPHAVPFFCAVGLYKPHLPWYVPQRFYDLYPLDSVALPFVKEDDLDDVPEIARKWALSPPDHETVTRHGQWRQAVQGYLASISYCDNIIGRILAAFDQSPHRDNTIIVLWGDNGFHLGEKLHWRKFVLWEEATRVPFIFVPPPSCGSSISGVASPVSLVDLFPTLCDYAGIPSIDGTDGVSLAPLIRGDRRELDRPAIMTWQRGNHSMRISQWRYTRYHDGSEELYDQHDDQYEWTNRASDSRFVSVLESMRTEFERALGN
- a CDS encoding SIMPL domain-containing protein, which gives rise to MPKFAPALVFAAVVAPVLAGSALLHSWPARAQDAPQISSQEKSMDRTVTVSASAIVSATPDQATIQTGVTSEGPTAREALSKNSADMAKVVAELKKAGIEPKDIQTTQFNVEPVYIYPKDSQSPKITGYRAHNMVAVMVRDLDKLGVVLDQLVSAGANQMNGISFDVSQAETLKDAARKQAIANALRRAKLYAEAAGAEVGEIVQIQEDVSFSGSRPMAFKQARAAMAESVPVERGSQDLDARVTATWRLK